In Micromonospora sp. WMMA1363, a genomic segment contains:
- a CDS encoding alpha/beta hydrolase codes for MRDFRWPPPPDGGPRTWGPGPGAPRTGRPALPEPETELVVTPHGVRLEQLVTGAGDPVTVFAHGLGNGIATTRPFGSGVTGRKLFFQFRGHGRSDAPAGPWSYADLARDLRTVADLGGATRAFGASLGAGALCRLLTESPGRFERLVFFLPAVLDRARGEVARERLTALLEAVDGGDAATVADVVQLELPPAVRNTPAGWAYLRQRLDQLLRDGLAPGLASVPDSVPLTDATALAAVTAPALVIGCAGDDLHPVEVAEQLAAALPRATLHVYGRPGVLWTDRADLRTRISAFLNE; via the coding sequence GTGAGGGATTTCCGCTGGCCGCCACCGCCCGACGGCGGTCCCCGCACCTGGGGCCCCGGCCCGGGAGCCCCCCGCACCGGCCGTCCCGCCCTTCCGGAGCCGGAGACGGAGCTGGTCGTCACGCCGCACGGCGTACGCCTGGAACAGCTGGTCACCGGTGCGGGTGACCCGGTCACGGTGTTCGCGCACGGGCTGGGCAACGGCATCGCGACCACCCGGCCGTTCGGCAGCGGCGTGACCGGGCGCAAGCTCTTCTTCCAGTTCCGTGGGCACGGCCGCTCGGACGCGCCGGCCGGCCCGTGGAGCTACGCCGACCTGGCCCGTGACCTGCGCACGGTCGCCGACCTGGGCGGCGCGACGAGGGCGTTCGGCGCGAGCCTGGGCGCGGGTGCGCTCTGCCGGCTGCTCACGGAGAGCCCGGGGCGGTTCGAGCGGCTGGTCTTCTTCCTGCCGGCGGTGCTGGATCGGGCCCGCGGCGAGGTCGCTCGGGAACGGCTCACGGCGCTGCTCGAGGCGGTCGACGGCGGCGATGCCGCCACCGTCGCGGACGTGGTGCAGCTGGAGCTGCCCCCGGCCGTGCGGAACACCCCCGCCGGCTGGGCGTACCTGCGGCAACGCCTGGATCAGCTGCTGCGCGACGGCCTCGCGCCGGGGCTGGCCAGCGTGCCGGACTCGGTGCCGTTGACCGACGCCACGGCCCTGGCCGCGGTGACCGCACCGGCCCTGGTGATCGGGTGCGCGGGCGATGACCTGCACCCGGTCGAGGTCGCCGAGCAGCTCGCCGCCGCGCTGCCCCGGGCCACTTTGCACGTGTACGGCCGGCCCGGCGTCCTGTGGACGGATCGCGCCGACCTGCGGACGCGCATATCCGCCTTCCTCAACGAGTGA
- a CDS encoding SCP2 sterol-binding domain-containing protein, translated as MTEATERFFESLPARAPDVLRGLVSGTLQIQLNNGDHTAHWRVRMAPGSIEVSRQPGPADAILYSTEDLFDRLVTGRAQLLAAVLRNESTLSGNVVLFLAFRRFFPDPPGTRDPREVAREQVGRPR; from the coding sequence GTGACCGAGGCGACGGAGCGATTCTTCGAATCACTGCCCGCGCGCGCCCCAGACGTCCTGCGCGGCCTGGTGAGCGGGACGCTCCAGATCCAGCTCAACAACGGCGACCACACCGCGCACTGGCGGGTCCGGATGGCGCCGGGCTCGATCGAGGTGAGCCGCCAGCCCGGACCCGCCGACGCGATCCTGTACAGCACCGAGGACCTCTTCGACCGGCTCGTCACCGGACGTGCACAGCTGCTCGCCGCCGTACTGCGCAACGAGAGCACGCTCAGCGGGAACGTGGTGCTCTTCCTCGCCTTCCGCCGGTTCTTTCCGGACCCGCCGGGCACCCGGGACCCCCGCGAGGTCGCCCGCGAGCAGGTCGGGCGGCCGCGGTGA
- a CDS encoding helix-turn-helix transcriptional regulator, protein MATGKDLPDVGGFIRDLRRNAKISLRQLAEQAGVSNPYLSQIERGLRKPSAEVLQQLASALRVSTPAMYLRAGLLDDREGQGVLASIAVDPDLTMAQKQSLTQIYETFRRENARLAEATAAAGGAAPTTTDEATATAPPATAADLATVAATGPTTAEGTPTEAAPESVAESGPAPAPTPAKKAARSAAPTAADAAEEEKS, encoded by the coding sequence ATGGCCACTGGTAAAGACCTTCCCGACGTCGGCGGGTTCATTCGTGACCTGCGGCGGAACGCGAAGATCTCGCTCCGGCAGCTCGCCGAGCAGGCGGGGGTCAGCAACCCGTACCTCAGCCAGATCGAGCGCGGTCTGCGCAAACCCAGCGCGGAGGTGCTGCAGCAGCTCGCCAGCGCGTTGCGGGTCTCCACCCCGGCGATGTACCTGCGGGCCGGGCTGCTGGACGACAGGGAGGGGCAGGGTGTGCTGGCGTCGATCGCCGTCGACCCTGACCTGACGATGGCGCAGAAGCAGTCGCTCACCCAGATCTACGAGACGTTCCGCCGGGAGAATGCGCGACTCGCCGAGGCGACCGCGGCTGCCGGCGGGGCGGCTCCGACCACCACCGACGAGGCGACGGCCACCGCCCCACCCGCGACCGCCGCGGACCTGGCCACCGTCGCCGCCACCGGGCCGACCACGGCGGAAGGCACCCCGACGGAGGCCGCCCCCGAGTCGGTCGCCGAGTCCGGCCCGGCACCCGCCCCGACCCCCGCGAAGAAGGCCGCCCGCAGCGCGGCCCCGACGGCCGCCGACGCGGCCGAGGAGGAGAAGTCATGA
- a CDS encoding asparaginase has translation MGETYEGGVPLAEVVRSGFVEGVHRGSVVVLDAAGVSVAAAGDVTSPIFPRSSNKPMQAVGMIRAGLPLADPADLALVSASHAGEDFHLARVGALLARAGLDESALHCPPELPMGDDARAVVLRAGGGPTRTQMNCSGKHTGMVLTCQAAGWPLDGYCRPEHPLQQRLREAVEEFTGEPARAHGVDGCGAPVLAVSLTGLATAYLRLVGAEPGSAPRSVADAMRTHPEIVGGTRADDTRLMRGVPGLLAKIGAEGVIAAAVPGVGAVALKIDDGAGRPRMPVLVSALRRLGVTAPVLAELAEVPLLGGGLPVGAIRPLW, from the coding sequence GTGGGAGAGACGTACGAGGGTGGCGTGCCGCTCGCCGAGGTGGTCCGTTCGGGTTTCGTGGAGGGTGTGCACCGGGGATCGGTGGTGGTGCTCGACGCCGCCGGCGTATCGGTGGCCGCCGCCGGGGACGTGACCTCGCCGATCTTTCCCCGCTCGTCGAACAAGCCGATGCAGGCGGTCGGCATGATCCGCGCCGGGTTGCCGCTGGCCGACCCGGCCGACCTGGCGCTGGTCTCGGCCAGCCACGCCGGGGAGGACTTCCACCTGGCCCGGGTCGGTGCGCTGCTGGCGCGGGCCGGGCTCGACGAGTCGGCGCTGCACTGCCCGCCGGAGCTGCCGATGGGGGACGATGCTCGTGCGGTGGTGCTGCGGGCCGGCGGCGGCCCGACCCGGACGCAGATGAACTGCTCCGGGAAGCACACCGGGATGGTGCTGACCTGTCAGGCGGCGGGGTGGCCGCTGGACGGGTACTGCCGTCCGGAGCACCCGTTGCAACAGCGCCTGCGGGAGGCGGTGGAGGAGTTCACCGGCGAGCCGGCGCGGGCGCACGGGGTGGACGGCTGCGGCGCCCCGGTGCTCGCCGTCTCGCTGACCGGCCTGGCGACGGCGTACCTGCGGCTGGTGGGTGCCGAGCCGGGCTCGGCGCCGCGCTCGGTGGCAGACGCGATGCGGACACACCCGGAGATCGTCGGCGGTACCCGGGCCGACGACACCCGGCTGATGCGCGGGGTTCCGGGGCTGCTGGCCAAGATCGGCGCCGAGGGCGTCATCGCCGCGGCGGTGCCGGGCGTCGGGGCGGTCGCTCTGAAGATCGACGACGGTGCCGGCCGGCCCCGGATGCCGGTGCTGGTCTCCGCGCTGCGCCGACTCGGGGTGACCGCGCCGGTGCTGGCGGAGCTCGCCGAGGTGCCGCTGCTCGGCGGTGGCCTGCCGGTGGGCGCCATCCGTCCCCTGTGGTAG
- a CDS encoding 3-keto-5-aminohexanoate cleavage protein: MTTGTLITVAPTGAESAKAEVPALPVTLDELLLTAKECEALGAAVIHVHVRDDDARPTLDQGRLRDTVAVLRESTGLVVQLSSGGAVTDPEADRLAVLDAGPDMASCTMGTVNFGDDVFLNRWEFIVELHTRMQERGIVPEYEIFDLGHLAALHRLLGKHGLPAGGHVHVDFVMGVPGGMPGTTATLVAAQQMLRDLPAGTTFSATGIGRSALPVMLASLSAGGHLRVGMEDTVTYAKGQPVESNMQLVARAVGLAQLAQRPPLTTAEARELLGVTAARR, translated from the coding sequence ATGACGACAGGGACGTTGATCACGGTTGCTCCGACCGGCGCGGAGTCGGCCAAGGCCGAGGTGCCGGCGTTGCCGGTCACGCTCGACGAGCTGTTGCTGACCGCGAAGGAGTGCGAGGCGCTCGGTGCGGCCGTCATCCACGTCCATGTTCGGGACGACGACGCGCGGCCGACCCTCGACCAGGGCCGGCTGCGGGACACCGTGGCCGTGTTGCGGGAGAGCACCGGCCTGGTCGTGCAGCTCTCCTCGGGCGGCGCGGTGACCGACCCGGAGGCCGACCGGCTCGCCGTCCTCGACGCCGGTCCGGACATGGCCTCCTGCACGATGGGCACGGTCAACTTCGGCGACGACGTCTTCCTCAACCGCTGGGAGTTCATCGTCGAGCTGCACACCCGCATGCAGGAGCGGGGGATCGTCCCCGAGTACGAGATCTTCGACCTTGGTCACCTCGCCGCGCTGCACCGGCTGCTCGGAAAGCACGGGCTGCCGGCCGGCGGGCACGTGCACGTCGACTTCGTGATGGGTGTCCCGGGTGGGATGCCGGGCACCACGGCGACCCTGGTCGCCGCCCAGCAGATGCTGCGTGACCTGCCGGCGGGCACGACGTTCTCGGCCACCGGCATCGGTCGCAGCGCGCTCCCGGTCATGCTCGCCTCGCTGTCCGCCGGCGGACACCTGCGGGTCGGTATGGAGGACACGGTGACCTACGCCAAGGGTCAGCCGGTCGAGTCCAACATGCAGCTCGTCGCCCGGGCGGTCGGCCTCGCCCAGCTCGCCCAGCGGCCGCCGCTCACCACCGCCGAGGCTCGCGAGCTGCTCGGGGTCACCGCCGCGCGCCGGTAA
- a CDS encoding folate-binding protein codes for MINIEGAVAVESIDEASRDQPEPAHAAAGVRPVAAHYGDPLREQRTLDTAVGLVDRSHRGVIAVPGEDRVGWLHTLTTQHLAELSAGQGTELLVLSPHGHVEQHAMVAEDGVTTWLDTEPGATGGLLSYLERMRFFSRVEPRDVTPDHALLSLVGPGAPDASVTLGVTGLAGPDVVAVPGPKFRAGSVPPRPTVRYDVRPLPVGGWARRVPLGVDLLVPRSAMEQVVTELRGAGVPAAGLWAYEAVRVAARRPRVGVDTDHRSIPAEVDLVAPAVHLEKGCYRGQETVARVHNMGRPPRRLVLLHLDGVTTDRPPPAGTPVTLDGRAVGFVGTAVQHHELGQIALAVVKRNVPDDARLLIGETAAAIDG; via the coding sequence ATGATCAACATCGAGGGTGCGGTGGCTGTCGAGAGCATCGACGAGGCGAGCCGGGACCAGCCGGAGCCGGCGCACGCCGCGGCCGGTGTACGGCCGGTGGCCGCCCACTACGGCGACCCGCTGCGTGAGCAGCGCACCCTGGACACCGCGGTCGGTCTGGTCGACCGCTCGCACCGGGGTGTGATCGCGGTGCCCGGCGAGGACCGGGTCGGCTGGCTGCACACGCTCACCACCCAGCACCTGGCGGAGCTGAGCGCCGGGCAGGGCACCGAGCTGCTGGTGCTCTCCCCGCACGGCCACGTCGAGCAGCACGCGATGGTCGCCGAGGACGGCGTCACCACCTGGCTGGACACCGAGCCCGGTGCCACCGGCGGGCTGCTGTCGTATCTGGAGAGGATGCGGTTCTTCAGTCGGGTGGAGCCGCGGGACGTCACCCCTGACCACGCGTTGCTCTCGCTGGTCGGGCCGGGAGCCCCGGACGCGTCGGTGACGCTCGGCGTGACCGGCCTGGCGGGGCCGGACGTGGTCGCCGTGCCCGGTCCGAAGTTCCGTGCCGGCTCCGTCCCGCCGCGGCCCACGGTGCGCTACGACGTCCGTCCGCTGCCCGTGGGCGGGTGGGCGCGTCGCGTCCCGCTCGGCGTCGACCTGCTGGTGCCCCGGTCCGCGATGGAGCAGGTGGTCACCGAGCTGCGGGGCGCCGGGGTGCCGGCCGCCGGTCTGTGGGCGTACGAGGCGGTGCGGGTGGCCGCCCGCCGGCCCCGGGTCGGGGTGGACACCGACCACCGGAGCATCCCGGCCGAGGTGGACCTGGTCGCGCCGGCCGTGCATTTGGAGAAGGGCTGTTACCGGGGTCAGGAGACGGTGGCCCGGGTGCACAACATGGGGCGACCGCCGCGCCGGCTCGTCCTGCTGCACCTGGACGGCGTGACCACCGACCGGCCGCCGCCCGCCGGTACGCCGGTGACCCTCGACGGCCGGGCCGTGGGCTTCGTCGGCACCGCCGTGCAGCACCACGAGCTGGGCCAGATCGCCCTCGCGGTCGTCAAGCGCAACGTGCCCGACGACGCCCGCCTCCTGATCGGCGAAACGGCCGCCGCCATCGATGGGTGA
- a CDS encoding Fur family transcriptional regulator codes for MSESSLAELLRARGLRLTAQRQLVLQAVLDLGHATPEQVHTAVREVAAGVNITTIYRTLELLERLGLVTHTHLSHGSPTYHAAGENQHVHLVCRECGAIDEIDPDLLRPLADQLVEQRGFRVDIGHVSLFGVCDRCGNGEQE; via the coding sequence GTGTCCGAATCATCCCTCGCGGAACTGCTCCGGGCCCGTGGGCTGCGGCTGACGGCGCAGCGGCAGCTCGTCCTCCAGGCGGTGCTGGACCTGGGCCATGCCACACCGGAGCAGGTCCACACGGCTGTCCGGGAGGTGGCCGCGGGGGTCAACATCACCACCATCTACCGCACGCTGGAGCTGCTGGAACGGCTCGGCCTGGTGACCCACACCCACCTCTCGCACGGCTCGCCCACCTACCACGCGGCCGGCGAGAACCAGCATGTGCACCTGGTCTGCCGCGAGTGCGGCGCGATCGACGAGATCGATCCGGACCTGCTGCGCCCGCTGGCCGACCAGCTCGTCGAGCAGCGGGGGTTCCGGGTGGACATCGGCCACGTCTCGCTCTTCGGCGTCTGCGACCGCTGCGGAAACGGGGAACAGGAATGA
- a CDS encoding DUF2516 family protein, with protein MAIAAPIFVFAIRYVIELILLAFALVLLGVALVHAITQRADAFAAIGTLPKGGWVAILAVCLVLTLLTRTSISIFGLIGIAAGLIYLLDVRVGLRDLGDSRGSW; from the coding sequence ATGGCCATCGCCGCGCCGATCTTCGTATTTGCCATCCGCTACGTCATCGAGCTGATTCTGCTCGCATTCGCGCTGGTCCTGCTGGGCGTTGCCCTCGTGCACGCCATCACCCAGCGCGCCGACGCGTTCGCCGCGATCGGCACTCTGCCGAAGGGCGGTTGGGTCGCGATCCTCGCCGTCTGTCTCGTGCTGACCCTGCTGACCCGTACCTCGATCAGCATCTTCGGGCTGATCGGCATCGCCGCCGGGCTCATCTACCTGCTCGACGTCCGGGTCGGACTGCGCGACCTCGGCGACAGCCGAGGTTCCTGGTGA
- a CDS encoding FABP family protein produces the protein MSDENPLQPPPWLDAPPVDPYPYVESHDLRVGPKLHPTLDGLLPYIGVWRGRGRGGYPTIEDFDFAQEIRISHDGRPFLFYESRAWLLDEQSQPVRPAGRETGWWRPVLAGDRATDELEALMSTPTGVMELHLGTRKGTQIEFVTDAVLRTATAKEVTAGHRLFGIVEGALLYAQEMAAVGHGLSPHLSARLVRVGG, from the coding sequence GTGAGCGACGAGAACCCCCTACAGCCGCCGCCGTGGCTGGACGCGCCGCCGGTCGACCCGTACCCCTATGTGGAGAGCCACGACCTGCGGGTCGGACCGAAGCTGCACCCGACGCTGGACGGCCTGCTGCCGTACATCGGGGTGTGGCGGGGCCGGGGCCGGGGCGGCTATCCCACGATCGAGGATTTCGACTTCGCGCAGGAGATCAGGATCAGCCACGACGGTCGGCCGTTCCTGTTCTACGAGTCCCGGGCCTGGCTCCTCGACGAGCAGAGCCAGCCGGTCCGCCCGGCCGGGCGGGAGACCGGATGGTGGCGGCCGGTGCTGGCCGGCGACCGCGCCACCGACGAGCTGGAGGCGCTGATGTCCACCCCGACCGGGGTGATGGAGCTGCACCTCGGCACGCGCAAGGGCACGCAGATCGAGTTCGTCACCGACGCCGTGCTGCGCACCGCCACGGCCAAGGAGGTCACCGCCGGCCACCGCCTCTTCGGCATCGTCGAGGGTGCCCTGCTCTACGCGCAGGAGATGGCGGCCGTCGGCCACGGCCTGTCCCCGCACCTCTCCGCCCGACTGGTTCGGGTGGGCGGCTGA
- a CDS encoding DsrE family protein, translating to MARMLVVKATAGADAPERCAQAFTVASTAAAAGVDVSLWLTGEATWFALPGRAQEFELPHSAPLAELLHVILATGRVTACTQCAARRDIGPGDVLPGVRIAGAAVFVEETMTEDAQALVY from the coding sequence ATGGCCCGCATGCTCGTCGTCAAGGCCACCGCCGGCGCCGACGCCCCGGAGCGGTGCGCGCAGGCGTTCACGGTCGCGTCCACCGCAGCCGCCGCCGGGGTGGACGTCTCGCTCTGGTTGACCGGCGAGGCGACCTGGTTCGCGCTGCCCGGCCGGGCCCAGGAGTTCGAGCTGCCGCACTCCGCCCCGCTGGCCGAGCTGCTGCACGTGATCCTGGCCACCGGTCGGGTGACGGCCTGCACCCAGTGCGCGGCGCGCCGTGACATCGGCCCGGGCGACGTGCTGCCGGGCGTCCGGATCGCGGGTGCGGCGGTATTCGTCGAGGAGACCATGACCGAGGACGCTCAGGCGCTCGTCTACTAG
- a CDS encoding aminotransferase class IV, with product MVAARIAVLGRGLVPAGDPVLRGDDLGVLRGDGLFETMHLRSGRPWLPAAHLERMARSAKAVELPLPPADALTALLDEVCTGWPAGVEGALRLVCTRGPEGDGPATVYATLAEVPASARAARRDGITVATLPLGVPARARSGLDWLPMGIKSTSYAVSTAARRWASRTGVDDVLWVSTDGYVLEGPIANVVWLAGDTLCTVPATDTGILPGTTVAWLLAHAAEAGLDAGGRMATPADLHTADGVWFTSSVRGLVEVRALDGAELPRSAHTGRLQALLGFPVPPR from the coding sequence ATGGTGGCGGCGAGGATAGCGGTGCTCGGGCGCGGCCTGGTGCCGGCCGGGGATCCGGTGCTGCGCGGCGACGACCTGGGCGTGCTACGCGGCGACGGGCTCTTCGAGACCATGCACCTGCGGTCGGGGCGGCCCTGGCTGCCGGCGGCGCACCTGGAGCGGATGGCCCGGTCCGCGAAAGCGGTGGAGCTGCCGCTGCCCCCGGCCGACGCGCTGACCGCGCTGCTCGACGAGGTCTGCACCGGGTGGCCCGCCGGCGTCGAGGGCGCGCTGCGGCTGGTCTGCACCCGCGGGCCGGAGGGCGACGGCCCGGCGACCGTCTACGCCACGCTGGCCGAGGTGCCGGCGTCGGCCCGGGCCGCCCGCCGAGACGGGATCACCGTGGCGACGCTGCCGCTGGGCGTACCCGCCCGGGCCCGGTCCGGCCTGGACTGGCTGCCGATGGGCATCAAGTCCACGTCGTACGCGGTGAGCACCGCCGCCCGCCGGTGGGCGTCCCGTACGGGTGTCGACGACGTGCTCTGGGTCTCCACCGACGGGTACGTCCTGGAAGGGCCCATCGCGAACGTCGTGTGGCTGGCCGGGGACACCCTCTGCACGGTGCCGGCCACCGACACCGGCATCCTCCCCGGCACCACCGTCGCCTGGCTGCTCGCCCACGCCGCCGAGGCGGGGCTGGACGCGGGCGGGCGGATGGCCACACCGGCCGACCTGCACACCGCTGACGGCGTCTGGTTCACCTCGTCCGTCCGAGGCCTGGTCGAGGTCCGCGCCCTCGACGGCGCCGAACTCCCCCGGTCGGCGCACACCGGCCGGCTGCAGGCACTGCTGGGCTTTCCCGTCCCGCCCCGCTGA
- the mtfM gene encoding small membrane protein MtfM — protein sequence MVTETGFVSLLVAGLGALAGGLVYAAVRMSRGRW from the coding sequence ATGGTCACCGAGACAGGGTTCGTCAGCCTGCTGGTCGCCGGCCTCGGCGCCCTCGCCGGTGGCTTGGTCTACGCTGCCGTACGCATGTCGAGAGGCCGTTGGTGA
- a CDS encoding SDR family oxidoreductase — translation MTTKPLTGKVTLVAGATRGAGRQIAVQLGAAGATVYATGRSSRAGRSELDRPETIEETADLVTAAGGTGIAVRVDHLVADEVRALVERIDAEQGRLDVLVNDIWGADPLITWEKPVWEQPLDGGFRTLRLAIDTHIITSHYAFPLLIRQPGGLVVEVGDGTTAYNDANYRLSVFYDLAKVSVNRLAFSWGHELKPHGGTAVALTPGWLRSEAMLEHFGVTEENWRAGAATDPHFLISETPAFIGRAVAALAADEDRARWNQASVSAGELAQVYGFTDVDGSQPDAYRYFTEVVEAGKQADVTGYR, via the coding sequence ATGACGACGAAACCGCTGACAGGGAAGGTCACGCTGGTCGCCGGCGCGACCCGGGGAGCCGGTCGGCAGATCGCGGTTCAGCTCGGCGCGGCGGGCGCCACGGTCTACGCCACCGGCCGCAGCAGCCGCGCCGGCCGCTCCGAACTGGACCGGCCGGAGACCATCGAGGAGACCGCCGACCTGGTCACCGCGGCCGGCGGCACCGGCATCGCGGTCCGGGTGGACCACCTGGTCGCCGACGAGGTTCGCGCGCTGGTCGAGCGGATCGACGCCGAGCAGGGCCGGCTCGACGTGCTGGTCAACGACATCTGGGGCGCCGACCCGCTGATCACCTGGGAGAAGCCGGTCTGGGAGCAGCCGCTCGACGGTGGCTTCCGCACGTTGCGGCTGGCGATCGACACCCACATCATCACCAGTCACTACGCGTTTCCGCTGCTGATCCGCCAACCCGGCGGGCTGGTCGTCGAGGTCGGCGACGGCACGACGGCGTACAACGACGCCAACTACCGGCTGTCGGTCTTCTACGACCTGGCGAAGGTGTCGGTGAACCGGCTCGCGTTCAGTTGGGGGCACGAACTGAAACCGCACGGGGGCACCGCCGTGGCGCTCACCCCTGGCTGGCTCCGGTCCGAGGCAATGCTGGAGCACTTCGGGGTCACCGAGGAGAACTGGCGTGCCGGCGCCGCCACCGACCCGCACTTCCTCATCTCGGAGACCCCCGCCTTCATCGGACGCGCGGTCGCCGCGCTCGCCGCCGACGAGGACCGGGCCCGCTGGAACCAGGCCTCCGTCTCGGCCGGCGAACTCGCCCAGGTGTACGGGTTCACCGACGTCGACGGCAGCCAGCCCGACGCGTACCGCTACTTCACCGAGGTGGTGGAGGCCGGCAAACAGGCGGACGTCACCGGCTACCGGTGA
- a CDS encoding glycogen debranching N-terminal domain-containing protein gives MKQLISILDGSTFLVSDRRGDVEPSEDFPTGLFSFDTRFLSTWLLTLDGKRLHALSVDDARSYRTRYFLTPGEPSHYLDAKVSVIRSRAIGGSFDEELTVLNHAGKEEEFTLRLDVGADFADLFEIKNVSRKHGHTTAAVGDNELRLIYRREAFHRETVVQTSAPGTIDTSGMTFRVCVPPHGEWTTRLHVATVVYGARGEDTRTTLPYAGSRSPSAIETEQNELIERAPKLGCDCEPLAGAYRRSLDDLAALRYESIALGVRLMAAGLPWFMTLFGRDSIFTSLQAVPFLPELLPSTIMILAGLQGHRLDDFRDEEPGKILHELRYGETAGFEEQPHSPYYGAADSTPLFVILLDEYERWTGDTELVMKLESNARAALAWIDTYGDLLGTGYVWYQTRNQKTGLENQCWKDSWDAISYRDGRLPGFPRATCEHQGYAYDAKLRGARLARTCWNDPAYADQLEREAAELKNRFNRDFWLPEKEYYALALDADGRQVDALSSNLGHLLWSGIVDESRAGRLVQHLLGPRLFSGWGVRTLADDQGRYNPIGYHVGTVWPFDNSIIAWGLWKYGFREEAGRICDAMIAASRFFGGRLPEAFAGYDRSLTEYPVQYPTACSPQAWSAGTPLLMIRVILGLEPKGEHLIIDPHVPDGMGRVELLDIPGRWGRVDALGRSRAPSDFSHGR, from the coding sequence GTGAAGCAACTGATCAGCATCCTGGACGGCAGCACCTTCCTGGTCAGCGACCGGCGCGGGGACGTCGAGCCGTCGGAGGACTTCCCGACCGGGCTCTTCTCGTTCGACACCCGCTTTCTCTCCACCTGGCTGCTCACGCTGGACGGCAAGCGACTGCACGCACTGTCGGTCGACGACGCGCGGTCGTACCGAACCCGGTACTTCCTGACCCCCGGCGAGCCGTCCCACTATCTGGATGCAAAGGTGTCGGTGATCCGCAGCCGGGCCATCGGCGGCAGCTTCGACGAGGAACTGACCGTGCTCAACCACGCGGGCAAGGAGGAGGAGTTCACCCTCCGGCTGGACGTCGGCGCCGACTTCGCCGACCTCTTCGAGATCAAGAACGTCAGCCGGAAGCACGGCCACACCACCGCCGCGGTAGGCGACAACGAGCTTCGGCTGATCTACCGGCGCGAGGCGTTCCACCGGGAGACGGTCGTCCAGACCAGCGCGCCCGGCACAATCGACACGTCCGGCATGACGTTCCGGGTCTGCGTCCCGCCGCACGGGGAGTGGACCACCCGACTGCACGTGGCCACCGTCGTCTACGGGGCCCGGGGCGAGGACACCCGGACCACCCTGCCGTACGCGGGCAGCCGCAGCCCGAGCGCCATCGAGACCGAGCAGAACGAGCTGATCGAGCGGGCACCGAAGCTCGGCTGCGACTGCGAGCCGCTGGCCGGGGCCTACCGGCGCAGCCTCGACGACCTGGCCGCCCTGCGCTACGAGTCGATCGCCCTCGGCGTCCGGCTGATGGCCGCCGGCCTGCCCTGGTTCATGACCCTCTTCGGGCGGGACAGCATCTTCACCTCGTTGCAGGCGGTGCCGTTCCTACCCGAGCTACTCCCGTCGACGATCATGATTCTCGCCGGTCTGCAGGGGCACCGGTTGGACGACTTCCGGGACGAGGAGCCGGGCAAGATCCTGCACGAGCTGCGGTACGGCGAGACCGCCGGGTTCGAGGAACAGCCGCACTCGCCGTACTACGGAGCCGCCGACTCCACCCCGCTCTTCGTGATCCTGCTCGACGAGTACGAACGGTGGACCGGCGACACCGAACTGGTCATGAAGCTGGAGTCCAACGCCCGCGCCGCGCTCGCCTGGATCGACACGTACGGCGACCTGCTCGGGACCGGCTACGTCTGGTACCAGACCCGCAACCAGAAAACCGGGCTGGAGAACCAGTGCTGGAAGGACTCCTGGGACGCGATCTCGTACCGGGACGGCCGGCTGCCCGGCTTCCCCCGCGCCACCTGCGAACACCAGGGGTACGCGTACGACGCGAAGCTCCGGGGAGCCCGGCTCGCCCGCACCTGCTGGAACGACCCGGCGTACGCGGACCAGCTGGAGCGGGAGGCCGCCGAGCTGAAGAACCGGTTCAATCGGGACTTCTGGCTTCCGGAGAAGGAGTACTACGCGCTCGCCCTCGACGCCGACGGGCGGCAGGTGGACGCGCTCAGCTCGAACCTCGGCCACCTGCTGTGGAGCGGCATCGTGGACGAGTCGCGGGCCGGCCGCCTCGTTCAGCACCTGCTCGGCCCCCGGCTGTTCTCCGGGTGGGGTGTCCGGACACTCGCCGACGATCAGGGCCGGTACAACCCGATCGGCTACCACGTCGGAACCGTCTGGCCGTTCGACAACTCGATCATCGCCTGGGGGCTGTGGAAGTACGGCTTCCGCGAGGAGGCCGGTCGGATCTGCGACGCGATGATCGCCGCCTCCCGCTTCTTCGGAGGCCGGCTACCGGAGGCGTTCGCCGGCTACGACCGGTCCCTCACCGAGTACCCGGTGCAGTATCCCACCGCCTGCAGCCCACAGGCCTGGTCGGCGGGGACGCCGCTGTTGATGATCCGGGTCATCCTCGGCCTGGAGCCGAAGGGTGAACACCTCATCATCGACCCGCACGTGCCGGACGGCATGGGCCGGGTCGAGCTGCTCGACATCCCGGGCCGCTGGGGCCGGGTCGACGCCCTCGGCCGCAGCCGCGCCCCGAGCGACTTCAGCCACGGCCGCTGA